The following are encoded together in the Juglans microcarpa x Juglans regia isolate MS1-56 chromosome 2D, Jm3101_v1.0, whole genome shotgun sequence genome:
- the LOC121248340 gene encoding carboxylesterase 1-like encodes MSGPTAPSNSIDVDPYQHLQLLLNADGTVTQLTEIPNTPATPDPSSPMPVLSKDIPLNQSNNNWVRVFLPRRELDHSSSSPKLPLILYFHGGGFIRFSAASSVFHEFCANIAIQLHVIVVSVDYRLAPKHRLPAAYDDAMDALRWLKTTTEDEWLRNHADLSNTFIMGTSAGGNIAYHAGLRASVVADDLEPLVIRGLILHQPFFGGSQRTESELRGNDPVLPLSVSDLMWELSLPIVDREHEYCNPMVEGGSQRLQKIKLLGWRVLVTGCDGDPLIDRQMELIAMMEEKGVVVESQFGKGGYHGVEILSDQPSKAKALCVVLKNFILSSSGG; translated from the coding sequence ATGTCAGGTCCAACTGCTCCATCTAATTCCATTGACGTTGATCCCTACCAACATCTCCAACTCCTTCTCAATGCCGACGGCACCGTTACACAGCTCACCGAAATCCCCAACACTCCTGCCACACCTGATCCTAGCAGTCCAATGCCAGTTCTCTCCAAAGACATCCCTCTAAACCAGTCAAACAACAATTGGGTTAGAGTATTCCTACCACGGCGAGAACTTGATCATAGTTCCTCCTCTCCTAAACTGCCTCTCATACTTTACTTCCATGGCGGAGGGTTCATCCGTTTCAGTGCAGCCTCCTCAGTTTTCCACGAGTTTTGTGCGAACATCGCGATCCAGCTCCATGTGATCGTCGTATCGGTCGATTACCGCCTTGCTCCGAAGCACCGGCTGCCGGCTGCTTATGATGATGCTATGGACGCGTTACGCTGGCTCAAAACAACGACGGAAGATGAGTGGCTAAGAAACCATGCTGATTTATCAAACACTTTTATTATGGGTACCAGTGCGGGTGGGAACATTGCTTACCATGCAGGATTACGTGCATCCGTGGTAGCTGATGATCTTGAGCCTTTGGTAATCAGAGGGCTGATATTGCATCAGCCATTCTTTGGAGGGTCCCAGAGGACTGAGTCAGAGTTGAGGGGCAATGACCCAGTTTTGCCACTGAGTGTAAGTGATCTAATGTGGGAATTGTCGTTACCAATTGTTGACCGTGAGCACGAGTATTGCAATCCGATGGTGGAGGGTGGATCTCAGCGATTGCAGAAGATCAAGCTGCTGGGATGGAGGGTCTTGGTGACAGGCTGTGACGGGGATCCTCTGATCGACCGTCAGATGGAGCTGATAGCGATGATGGAGGAAAAGGGTGTGGTAGTGGAGAGCCAATTTGGTAAGGGTGGTTATCACGGGGTAGAGATCTTATCTGATCAGCCCTCCAAAGCTAAGGCACTCTGTGTGGTtctcaaaaatttcattttatcttcatCGGGTGGCTAG
- the LOC121248342 gene encoding LOW QUALITY PROTEIN: carboxylesterase 1-like (The sequence of the model RefSeq protein was modified relative to this genomic sequence to represent the inferred CDS: inserted 1 base in 1 codon), which translates to MDPYKELQIVLNXDGTLTRLLHVPETPPTSDPTLHIPVLSKDISINQSTNTWARVFLPREALHDSPSSTKQLPLVVCYHGGGFVLFSASSTVFHDFCVNMATELRVIIVSVEYRLAPEHRLPAAYDDAMEALHWIRTTQEDWVRKYADFSNCFLMGGSAGANIAYNAGLHVAKEDDNLEPLKIRGLIMIQPFFGGDRRTGSELRLFNDPMFPPCMSDVMWELSLPVGVNRDHEYCNPTVGGGSKLLERIKVLGWKILVTGCDGDQLFDRQMEFVKLLETKDVGVVGHFGEGGFHGADFRDPVKAKALWVICKDFVLSCLAV; encoded by the exons ATGGATCCCTACAAGGAGCTTCAGATCGTCCTCA CCGATGGTACGTTGACTAGACTACTCCACGTTCCTGAAACCCCTCCCACATCCGATCCTACCCTTCACATCCCAGTTCTCTCTAAAGACATCTCCATCAACCAATCAACCAACACCTGGGCGAGGGTTTTTTTGCCCCGAGAAGCACTTCATGATAGTCCCTCCTCCACCAAGCAGCTACCTCTCGTAGTTTGCTACCATGGGGGAGGGTTCGTCCTATTTAGTGCATCCTCAACTGTTTTCCATGATTTCTGCGTGAACATGGCGACCGAACTCCGCGTCATCATCGTATCGGTCGAGTACAGGCTTGCCCCGGAACATCGGCTTCCGGCAGCGTACGATGATGCCATGGAGGCTTTGCACTGGATCAGAACCACCCAGGAAGATTGGGTGAGAAAATATGCTGATTTTTCGAATTGTTTTCTCATGGGCGGAAGTGCTGGGGCTAACATCGCCTACAATGCAGGGCTTCATGTAGCCAAGGAAGATGATAATCTTGAGCCACTGAAGATCCGAGGGCTGATAATGATCCAGCCATTCTTTGGTGGGGACCGGAGGACTGGGTCAGAGCTGAGGCTTTTTAATGATCCCATGTTCCCACCATGTATGAGTGATGTTATGTGGGAGTTGTCGTTGCCAGTTGGGGTCAATCGTGATCACGAGTATTGCAATCCAACGGTGGGGGGAGGATCCAAGCTCTTGGAAAGGATCAAGGTGCTAGGATGGAAGATTCTGGTGACTGGCTGTGATGGGGACCAATTATTTGATCGTCAGATGGAGTTTGTGAAGCTGCTGGAGACGAAGGATGTGGGAGTGGTGGGTCATTTTGGGGAAGGAGGTTTTCATGGGGCTGACTTTAGAGACCCTGTGAAGGCCAAGGCTCTTTGGGTGATTTGCAAGGACTTTGTGTTGTCTTGTTTGGCAGTTTAA